In Halorhabdus rudnickae, the following proteins share a genomic window:
- a CDS encoding dCTP deaminase, with amino-acid sequence MSDLRESVKGIVHEPTQVCDDGGIDLTVTEIYTIEAPGRVDFGGGELEPAALDPHPRVWRNEDDDYQWWHLEAGTYLIEYNESLSDTALLQPRTEILERGATHPTVRIAQLPRVPLTVGEGGLRLKANARVSTLRPE; translated from the coding sequence ATGAGCGACCTCCGCGAGTCGGTCAAGGGCATCGTTCACGAACCGACGCAGGTGTGCGACGACGGCGGGATCGACCTCACCGTAACGGAAATCTATACCATCGAGGCCCCGGGACGCGTCGATTTCGGCGGTGGCGAACTCGAACCGGCAGCACTCGACCCCCATCCGCGAGTCTGGCGCAACGAGGACGACGACTACCAGTGGTGGCACCTCGAAGCCGGGACGTACCTGATTGAGTACAACGAATCGCTATCCGACACGGCACTGCTGCAGCCACGGACGGAGATCCTCGAGCGTGGGGCGACTCATCCGACGGTCCGGATCGCCCAGCTGCCTCGCGTTCCACTCACGGTCGGCGAGGGTGGACTGCGCTTGAAAGCAAATGCACGCGTTTCGACGCTTCGCCCGGAATAG
- a CDS encoding digeranylgeranylglycerophospholipid reductase codes for MTERYDVAIAGAGPAGAQAARDLGRRGYDVVVLETEAEAEFPRASNKSTGGTFPSMLSSFGIPDDVVMQFTDSVVIESPNEFLRQEQTGAVLDFGAFKQYLVEDGRQQGAEYRFDARVSGPIMEGGDVDGVRYNGSEDIRADIVVDATGPAAPIASELGISDLERDRHAIGVEFEMDGVDLDAPGYADLHDAIMLRLDHEYAPGGYAWVFHTGEDTAKVGICYINNGSYQRYATADRTIDGYLEHWIDTDPRFADATKIEGRQHRGSAHIQPPGGMSTDSFMAIGDTVPSIDPLWGEGIHNGMKSGRAAAVTADQSLTPDEPDTSAEAMAFYGKLWHREVAPRMDSRLRMTDMLYLAPNGRYDRLLSDLNGLDDATLARANKGSWRAIAKLLHVGDIPILARFAKDRLT; via the coding sequence ATGACCGAGCGTTACGACGTGGCGATCGCGGGTGCTGGGCCCGCCGGCGCGCAGGCTGCCCGCGATCTCGGGCGGCGCGGCTACGACGTGGTGGTCCTCGAGACGGAAGCCGAAGCCGAGTTCCCGCGTGCGAGCAACAAGTCCACTGGCGGGACTTTCCCGTCGATGTTGTCCTCCTTTGGCATCCCGGACGACGTGGTGATGCAGTTCACCGACAGTGTCGTGATCGAGTCACCCAACGAGTTCCTTCGGCAGGAACAGACTGGTGCCGTCCTCGATTTCGGTGCGTTCAAGCAGTACCTCGTCGAGGACGGTCGCCAACAGGGTGCCGAGTACCGATTCGACGCGCGCGTCTCGGGACCGATCATGGAGGGTGGAGACGTCGATGGCGTCCGGTACAATGGCTCGGAGGACATTCGTGCTGACATCGTCGTCGACGCGACCGGGCCGGCGGCCCCTATCGCCTCGGAGCTGGGCATCTCGGACCTTGAGCGGGACCGACACGCCATCGGCGTCGAGTTCGAGATGGACGGCGTCGACCTCGATGCCCCGGGCTATGCCGACCTCCACGACGCGATAATGCTCCGGCTAGACCACGAGTACGCCCCCGGTGGGTACGCCTGGGTCTTTCACACCGGCGAGGACACTGCCAAGGTCGGGATCTGTTACATCAACAACGGGAGTTACCAGCGCTACGCTACGGCCGATCGAACCATCGACGGCTACCTCGAGCACTGGATCGATACCGATCCACGCTTCGCCGACGCGACGAAAATCGAGGGGCGCCAGCACCGCGGGTCGGCTCACATTCAGCCGCCCGGCGGAATGAGTACGGACAGCTTCATGGCGATCGGGGACACGGTCCCGTCGATCGATCCACTGTGGGGCGAGGGAATACACAACGGGATGAAGTCCGGTCGCGCCGCCGCGGTCACCGCCGATCAGTCGCTGACGCCCGACGAGCCGGACACGTCTGCCGAGGCGATGGCATTCTACGGGAAACTCTGGCATCGCGAGGTCGCCCCTCGCATGGACTCGCGGCTGCGGATGACTGACATGCTCTATCTGGCTCCAAACGGGCGATACGATCGGCTGCTTTCCGATCTCAACGGTCTCGACGACGCGACACTCGCCCGGGCAAACAAGGGGAGCTGGCGGGCTATCGCGAAGCTACTGCACGTTGGCGACATCCCGATCCTCGCTCGGTTCGCAAAGGACCGACTCACGTAA
- the htpX gene encoding zinc metalloprotease HtpX: MQWQPDWGLRGRMFVTMFLLFVLYIVFVGILASAGVGLLGIVVVMGLFSFGQLFFSDKLALRSMGAKHVDENEYPELHRSVSRLSQQADLPKPDVAVADASVPNAFATGRSKSNATVCVTTGIMQTLDQDELEGVLAHELAHIKNRDVVVMTIASFLSTIAFMIVRWGWLFAGGRNRRQGGGGIVVAILASVLVWIVSYVLIRALSRYREYAADRGGAIISGQPSALASALAKIDNRMDRVPQEDLRSQSEMNAFFIIPISKGMIGQLFRTHPSTEKRIDRLQELEREMETSF, encoded by the coding sequence ATGCAGTGGCAACCAGACTGGGGGTTGCGCGGGCGCATGTTCGTGACAATGTTCCTGTTGTTCGTCCTCTACATCGTGTTCGTCGGGATCCTTGCGAGCGCCGGCGTTGGTCTGCTGGGAATCGTCGTGGTGATGGGGCTGTTCTCGTTCGGACAACTGTTCTTCAGCGACAAACTCGCTCTGCGGAGCATGGGTGCAAAGCATGTTGACGAGAACGAGTACCCCGAACTCCACCGCAGCGTCTCCCGACTGTCCCAGCAAGCCGACCTGCCCAAACCCGACGTGGCGGTCGCCGATGCCTCGGTCCCCAACGCCTTCGCCACCGGACGCTCGAAGAGCAACGCCACCGTCTGCGTGACGACGGGGATCATGCAGACGCTCGACCAGGACGAACTGGAGGGCGTCCTCGCTCACGAACTCGCCCACATCAAGAACCGCGATGTCGTGGTGATGACGATCGCCTCGTTCCTCTCGACGATCGCGTTCATGATCGTCCGCTGGGGCTGGCTGTTCGCCGGCGGACGCAACCGTCGCCAGGGCGGTGGGGGAATCGTCGTCGCCATTCTCGCCTCGGTCCTGGTGTGGATCGTCTCCTACGTGTTGATCCGGGCGCTCTCGCGCTATCGGGAGTATGCGGCCGACCGCGGCGGCGCGATCATTTCCGGACAACCTTCGGCACTGGCTTCCGCGCTGGCGAAAATCGACAACCGGATGGATCGCGTCCCACAGGAGGACCTGCGCAGCCAGTCGGAGATGAACGCCTTCTTCATCATCCCCATCTCGAAGGGGATGATCGGCCAACTATTCCGGACCCATCCCTCGACGGAGAAACGCATCGATCGGCTACAGGAACTCGAGCGCGAGATGGAAACGTCGTTTTGA
- a CDS encoding Lrp/AsnC family transcriptional regulator, with the protein MDERDVRILKAIADLGTDSPERLHEETDIPVSTIHYRLNNLREDGVIENDLNDIDLDALGLGVTVIVEVLAEYSGTYDAVAEKFRAIEGVTQVYLTMGETDFIVIAHLTDSDMVERLISDFEALEEVERTNSTFVISTLQDSQRALEAYELDTLLEELVEE; encoded by the coding sequence ATGGACGAACGCGACGTGCGGATACTGAAAGCGATCGCTGATCTCGGGACCGACAGCCCGGAACGCCTCCACGAGGAGACGGACATTCCCGTCTCGACGATCCACTATCGTCTCAACAACCTCCGGGAGGACGGCGTGATCGAGAACGACTTGAACGATATCGACCTGGACGCGCTCGGGCTGGGGGTGACTGTCATCGTCGAAGTTTTGGCCGAGTACAGTGGGACCTACGACGCCGTCGCCGAGAAGTTCCGTGCGATCGAGGGCGTCACCCAGGTCTACCTGACGATGGGCGAGACGGACTTCATCGTGATCGCCCACCTCACCGATTCGGACATGGTCGAACGGCTCATCAGCGACTTCGAGGCCTTAGAAGAGGTCGAACGGACGAACTCGACGTTCGTCATCTCGACGCTGCAGGACAGCCAGCGGGCCTTAGAGGCCTACGAACTCGACACGCTACTCGAGGAACTCGTCGAGGAGTGA
- a CDS encoding DMT family transporter: MRSKSLILSLVVGILWGSSFLAIEVGLSYFPPLLFAGLRYALVGAVVLAFAAVLVRRWYPRSLADVGCVLVAGGFMIAGHHAFLYLGMEHVPGAVAAIVVSLSPALTAVFASALLPDSDLTAVQVAGLLVGLAGVVVISDVGVNTVASANLVGIGLVVLATLSFALGSVATRPLRTDLSAVALQGWAMLLGSGLLGLTSYATGESVETIVWTPLSAASLAFLVVGPGIVAFSLYFSLLDRIGPTESNLIVYLEPVVATLLSWLVLGEVIDSTTVAGFLAIFAGFLLVKHRSLLPSWRRVRDRVGSTNPETGSTTFEKSD, translated from the coding sequence ATGCGATCGAAATCTCTCATACTCTCGCTGGTGGTCGGCATCCTCTGGGGAAGTTCGTTCCTCGCGATCGAGGTGGGACTGTCGTACTTCCCGCCGTTGTTGTTCGCCGGGTTGCGCTACGCGCTGGTCGGCGCGGTCGTGCTTGCATTTGCCGCTGTGCTGGTGCGTCGGTGGTATCCGCGGTCGCTCGCCGATGTCGGCTGTGTCCTCGTCGCCGGTGGGTTCATGATCGCTGGCCATCACGCCTTTCTTTATCTGGGCATGGAGCACGTCCCGGGCGCAGTCGCGGCGATCGTCGTTAGTCTCTCGCCAGCGTTGACGGCCGTCTTCGCGAGCGCGTTGCTACCGGACAGCGACCTCACCGCGGTGCAGGTCGCGGGACTGCTCGTCGGTCTCGCCGGCGTCGTCGTCATCTCCGACGTGGGCGTGAACACGGTCGCGAGTGCGAATCTGGTCGGAATCGGGCTCGTCGTGCTCGCCACGCTGAGCTTCGCGCTGGGGTCGGTCGCGACGCGACCACTCCGGACGGATCTCTCTGCCGTCGCACTCCAGGGCTGGGCGATGCTTCTCGGGTCCGGACTGCTCGGCCTGACCAGCTACGCGACCGGCGAGTCCGTCGAGACGATCGTCTGGACGCCGCTGTCGGCCGCCTCACTGGCCTTTCTCGTCGTCGGCCCCGGGATCGTCGCCTTCTCGCTTTACTTCAGTCTCCTCGATCGGATCGGCCCGACCGAGAGCAATTTGATCGTCTACCTCGAACCGGTCGTCGCGACGCTGCTGAGCTGGCTGGTACTCGGCGAGGTGATCGACTCGACGACGGTCGCCGGCTTTCTCGCCATCTTCGCCGGATTCCTGCTGGTGAAACACCGGTCGCTGCTGCCCTCCTGGCGCCGGGTTCGCGATAGGGTGGGATCGACGAACCCCGAAACCGGATCGACCACGTTCGAGAAGTCGGATTGA
- a CDS encoding M48 family metalloprotease: MAWRRDRRLTRRMVLALVLATAGYGAFCGLIGLLLPWRVAAVVFVLVVIVLMILVQEADRLTYYMTKAIAIDREDHPALFDTVDRLAQQADMPRPPVAVIPSDEPNALSAGTGDRTVICVTLGLLKTLDDDELEAVLAHELAHCKNGDSTVLTVAGFPTTVALLTLSGSLERMNGFALILGYIGLVIVLAIVSLALLVVSLPGTLVLARYREYAADRGAVAITGKPVALAEALATLHRREQRPDEDLRSIAGLNAFCIVPSGTGLLALPWTHPPVAKRIRQLRELQADFERGSADD, encoded by the coding sequence ATGGCGTGGCGACGCGACCGGCGACTGACGCGTCGGATGGTCCTGGCGCTCGTGCTCGCGACGGCCGGTTACGGTGCGTTCTGTGGCCTGATCGGACTGCTGTTGCCGTGGCGTGTCGCCGCGGTCGTCTTTGTCCTCGTCGTGATCGTTCTCATGATTTTGGTCCAGGAAGCGGACCGGCTGACCTACTACATGACGAAGGCGATCGCCATCGACCGGGAGGATCATCCGGCGTTGTTTGACACCGTCGATCGCCTGGCTCAGCAGGCGGACATGCCGCGGCCGCCGGTTGCCGTAATCCCGAGCGACGAGCCGAACGCCCTCTCGGCTGGCACAGGCGATCGAACAGTCATCTGTGTCACGCTCGGGCTCTTGAAGACCCTCGATGACGACGAACTCGAGGCGGTGCTGGCCCACGAATTGGCCCACTGCAAGAACGGCGATTCAACGGTGCTGACAGTGGCGGGTTTCCCGACGACGGTGGCGCTGCTCACACTGTCGGGGAGTCTCGAACGAATGAACGGATTCGCGCTCATCCTGGGATATATCGGGCTCGTGATCGTCCTCGCGATCGTCTCGCTGGCCTTGCTGGTGGTGAGCCTCCCCGGGACACTCGTATTAGCGCGCTACCGGGAGTACGCGGCTGATCGCGGTGCAGTCGCGATCACGGGCAAGCCCGTCGCGCTCGCGGAGGCGCTTGCGACGCTGCACCGCCGCGAACAGCGACCGGATGAAGACCTCCGGTCGATCGCGGGGCTCAACGCCTTCTGTATCGTCCCAAGCGGAACAGGACTGCTGGCGCTGCCCTGGACGCATCCGCCCGTGGCAAAGCGGATTCGACAGCTTCGGGAGTTGCAAGCCGACTTCGAGCGTGGATCTGCCGACGACTAA
- the pspAB gene encoding PspA-associated protein PspAB, producing the protein MGLLDGIKSALGLKAEADATRDADPEDLFGMSTAYVTMEADLGYEPGGEAALCFSDVDSTDFQDAIEEVHQILAAGEVETGTTAEFVEDAHGYTWVVLEDDDVEDLITSVHFAADTLVENGYGSRLLAAVFAFSDPDDATGWDDSERYVYWVYSFRRGSYYPFAPEPGERERDATAEFKLQSVLDGELDLEDDEAYWYPLWPEDEGHPWE; encoded by the coding sequence ATGGGACTGCTCGACGGCATCAAGTCCGCCCTGGGGCTGAAAGCCGAAGCCGATGCAACCCGCGATGCCGATCCCGAGGACCTCTTCGGGATGAGCACTGCCTACGTGACGATGGAGGCGGATTTGGGCTACGAGCCCGGGGGCGAGGCGGCGCTGTGTTTCTCTGACGTCGACAGTACCGACTTCCAGGACGCCATCGAAGAGGTACACCAGATTTTGGCTGCGGGCGAGGTCGAGACGGGGACGACCGCGGAGTTCGTCGAGGACGCCCACGGCTACACCTGGGTCGTCCTCGAAGACGACGACGTCGAGGACCTGATCACGAGCGTCCACTTCGCCGCCGATACCCTCGTCGAGAACGGCTACGGCTCGCGGCTGCTCGCGGCCGTCTTCGCCTTCAGCGATCCCGACGATGCGACCGGATGGGACGACAGTGAGCGGTACGTCTACTGGGTGTACTCGTTCCGTCGAGGATCGTACTATCCCTTCGCGCCGGAGCCAGGCGAACGCGAACGCGACGCCACTGCGGAGTTCAAACTCCAGAGCGTACTGGACGGCGAACTCGACCTCGAAGACGACGAAGCCTACTGGTATCCACTGTGGCCCGAAGACGAGGGCCACCCCTGGGAGTGA
- the tmk gene encoding dTMP kinase, with product MLVTLEGIDGSGKTSAREHLQKHTREVDATFTFTREPTESWYGEAVQRSISDDDADSMAELFLYTADHAAHLADTVRPALERGDIVVSDRYSDSRYAYQGATLADRLDDPLAFVREIHEPWTRPPDATIYLDVDAETGAERSGATNKFERVEQLRAVRENYERLIDDEPDRFVRIDASRPAEAVRTDVLETVERLLSEQ from the coding sequence ATGCTCGTCACGCTCGAAGGGATCGACGGGAGCGGGAAGACCTCCGCTCGGGAACACCTCCAGAAACACACCCGGGAGGTCGACGCCACGTTCACCTTCACGCGGGAGCCGACCGAATCCTGGTACGGCGAGGCTGTCCAGCGCTCGATTAGCGACGACGACGCCGACTCGATGGCGGAGCTGTTTCTCTACACTGCCGACCACGCCGCCCACCTCGCGGACACTGTCCGTCCTGCTCTCGAACGCGGCGACATCGTCGTCTCAGATCGCTATTCGGACTCGCGATACGCCTACCAGGGTGCGACACTCGCCGACCGGCTGGACGACCCTCTGGCATTCGTTCGGGAGATTCACGAACCCTGGACGCGCCCGCCGGATGCGACGATCTATCTCGACGTGGACGCCGAAACCGGGGCCGAGCGCAGCGGCGCTACCAACAAGTTCGAGCGTGTCGAGCAGTTGCGAGCAGTGCGAGAGAACTACGAGCGACTGATCGACGACGAACCCGATCGGTTCGTCCGGATCGACGCGTCGCGTCCGGCCGAGGCGGTGCGGACGGACGTGCTGGAGACGGTAGAGCGATTGCTCTCAGAGCAGTAA
- a CDS encoding complex I NDUFA9 subunit family protein gives MHVLVTGGDGFIGRYLCTELDERGHDVTALSRDPDPNVLPASAEIVSGDVTDPATLEGAFDGVDVVVNLVALSPLFIPKGGNEMHERIHLQGTENVVEAAEDAGVDRIVQMSALGADPEGATHYIRAKGRAETVVRESDVEWVIVRPSVVFGEGGEFVGFTKKLTPPLLAPLPGGGKTRFQPIWVTDLAPMLADCAVDDDRASETYELGGPEKLTLKQIAKLVRGRVAVVPVPMVLAGVGLSIGGAIPGFPMGKDQYQSLRFDNTTGDNDVEAFGVDPDELLTLGAYLSPE, from the coding sequence ATGCATGTGCTCGTCACCGGCGGCGACGGCTTCATTGGACGGTACCTCTGTACGGAGCTCGACGAGCGGGGCCACGACGTGACGGCCCTCTCACGGGATCCCGATCCGAACGTCCTGCCCGCGAGCGCCGAGATCGTCTCCGGAGACGTCACAGATCCCGCCACACTGGAGGGGGCTTTCGACGGCGTGGACGTGGTCGTCAACCTGGTGGCGCTCTCGCCGCTGTTCATTCCCAAGGGTGGCAACGAGATGCACGAACGGATCCATCTACAGGGGACCGAGAACGTGGTCGAAGCGGCCGAGGATGCCGGCGTCGACCGGATCGTCCAGATGAGTGCCCTCGGGGCCGATCCAGAGGGCGCGACCCATTACATCCGTGCGAAGGGGCGAGCCGAGACGGTCGTCCGCGAGTCGGACGTAGAGTGGGTAATCGTCCGCCCGTCGGTGGTCTTTGGCGAGGGCGGGGAGTTCGTCGGCTTCACGAAGAAACTGACCCCCCCACTCCTCGCACCGTTGCCGGGCGGGGGGAAGACCCGCTTCCAGCCGATCTGGGTGACGGACCTCGCACCCATGCTGGCCGACTGCGCCGTGGACGACGACCGGGCCAGCGAGACCTACGAACTCGGCGGCCCGGAGAAGCTGACGCTCAAGCAGATCGCCAAACTCGTCCGGGGCCGCGTCGCGGTCGTCCCCGTTCCGATGGTCCTGGCCGGTGTCGGCCTCTCGATTGGCGGCGCGATTCCGGGGTTCCCGATGGGGAAAGACCAGTACCAGTCGCTGCGTTTCGACAACACGACCGGGGATAACGACGTCGAAGCCTTCGGGGTCGATCCGGACGAATTGCTCACGCTCGGGGCGTACCTCAGCCCAGAATAA